One stretch of Arachis hypogaea cultivar Tifrunner chromosome 20, arahy.Tifrunner.gnm2.J5K5, whole genome shotgun sequence DNA includes these proteins:
- the LOC112784047 gene encoding uncharacterized protein, protein MAGQTSPDYYCVFNGWIPGIYTSLEELLEQINEFDDCCWEKYQTLALAEQAWLSFFGGGDAEEGKRRIQLGEAPDAVETDDYRDKQRLALRALHARFHQFQYDLANNPERRDLVPETPPNEPLLHQSMRSYLAMACEKLDIPGPIYRILNQRYPDGCTCYQHLVSVVPPSSFEALVVIGPIAFNPTISIEDAARLCIREICKKEDCYVLDYNYDLVGMWKQKYIQLCKETCTLKARLKDVTDSKVALQERIFTIDGLRHGRCGGQTSNR, encoded by the exons ATGGCTGGTCAAACCTCACCAGATTACTACTGTGTCTTCAACGGATGGATCCCCGGGATATACACATCCTTGGAAGAACTTCTTGAGCAGATTAATGAGTTCGACGACTGTTGCTGGGAAAAATACCAGACATTAGCCCTGGCGGAGCAGGCATGGCTTTCTTTCTTTGGCGGTGGAGACGCCGAAGAGGGCAAGAGACGCATACAACTTGGGGAAGCACCGGACGCCGTTGAGACCGATGACTATCGCGACAAGCAGAGGCTTGCCTTGAGAGCCTTGCATGCAAGGTTCCACCAGTTTCAATACGACTTAGCAAATAACCCAGAAC GTCGTGACCTAGTTCCGGAGACTCCGCCGAATGAGCCATTGCTTCACCAAAGCATGAGATCCTACCTAGCCATGGCTTGCGAGAAGCTGGACATTCCTGGCCCCATATATAGGATCCTCAACCAAAGATACCCTGATGGTTGTACTTGCTATCAACATCTCGTTTCCGTCGTCCCTCCTTCATCATTTGAAGCCCTGGTAGTTATCGGACCTATAGCTTTCAACCCGACCATCTCCATCGAGGACGCTGCTCGGCTATGCATTCGAGAGATCTGTAAGAAGGAAGATTGCTACGTCCTAGACTACAACTATGATCTGGTGGGCATGTGGAAACAGAAATACATTCAACTCTGCAAAGAAACTTGCACCCTCAAGGCCAGGCTCAAAGACGTCACTGACTCAAAGGTTGCGCTGCAAGAGAGGATCTTCACCATTGACGGCCTTCGCCATGGCAGGTGTGGCGGTCAAACTTCCAATCGCTGA